The genomic segment TGTCGTTTAGAGAGCGTGAAGCGAAGGCAATTGGGCGCCGGTTACCGCTGCTGTCGCTTTGCAGTAAGACTGCTCCAAGCCCGTCCTGGCATGCATCGGCAGCGACGATGCTTCGTTTGTTTGGATCGTAGTGTGCCAGCATATCTGTAGAGGTCAGTTTCGTCTTGATCGCCTGAAAGGCCCTTTCCTGAGGCTGATCCCAAAGCCACTGCTGCTCTTTCTTAAGTAGCTGGCGTAGGGGCTCATTGATGGTTGCTAGGTCGGGTATAAATTTGGCCAGCTGGTTGACCATACCATTGAAACGCTGGAGCTCTGTCACAGTGGTAGGTCGGGAAAAATCTTGGATTGCTTTGGTTTTCTCCGGGTCTGCTTCTACCCCATCCTCCGAGATTACATGCCCGAGAAACTTCATGCGCTGTTTAGAGAACTCACATTTCTCGTTCAATGTGACTCCAGCGTCCTTGAGCCGCTGTAACACTTTTCGGACACGGCTGTCGTGAAGCTCCTGTGTCGGCCCATGTATGAGGATGTCATCCATGTGACAAACTGTGCCATCGAGGCCCTCTAGGATTCGAGACATGGTACGCTGAAATATTTCAGGGGCTGAGCTGATTCCAAATGGGAGGCGGTTGAAGCAGTACCTGCCAAATGGTGTGACAAAGGTGGTGAGCAACCGAGACTCCTCGTCGAGGGGTATTTGCCAAAATCCAGAGTTGGCGTCTAGCTTGGTGAAGACTTTGCTGTCCTTAAGCTTTGCCAAGTTCTCGTCGACACTTGCCATAGGGTGGATCTCTCGTTTTACTGCCTTGTTCAGCGGTGTCAGGTCAACGCAGATCCTTACATCACCATTGCGCTTGGGAGCGATCACCATGCCTGAGCACCAGTCTGTGGGCTCACTTACTGGTGAGATTACCTTCTGACGAACCATGGCCAGTAGCTTCTCTTTGACCTTAGGGAGAAGTGGGTGCGGTACACGTCGGGGTGTGTATAGACAAACTGATACTGCGTCCGGTTTCAGAGGTATCTTGTACTTATCCTTCATGAGGCCCAGCCCTTTGAATTCTGCCTTGAAATTAGGGGCGGTCTCCACATTGTGCACTGCTGCTGACGGTATTAACAGCTGGAGTGCCTGGATTGCTGACTTGGAAAGTAGATTCTTAGATTGGTTCTTCATGACGTAAACATTTTCGCGGTGTGTCCTCCCTCCGACTGCAAATAAGGCGTCTGTTATCTGTCCTTTTATCAAGTGGGACAAGTTCACTCCACCGGGTCCTCTGAACATGCTTGTCGCCTTGTCCAGTCGCCGGTTTTCCAACCACGGTGCCTTGTCGCCAACCACTGTCACCTTTGACCCACTATCAAGTTTCAAGGTACAGGGGTTGTGGTTTATGAGCACTTCCGCTGACCAGAATTCATCGTTGGTGGTGCTCACTTCGCCCATGAAGTAGCAGTCGTCTAAATAGTAATCTTCCTGGTAGCTTCCTTCCTCTTCTCTATTTACTTCATGCACTTGTTTGTTTGACCGACAGACTACGGCGTAGTGGCCTGTTTTGCCGCAGTTACGGCACTTTGCATCCTTAGCAGGACAATCTTTCTTGACATGGTCtgccttttttccacaccaGTGACAGGAGGTGGAGGAGTTATGGCTTCCCGGGGTTGTTGGTCTACGGTCTTGGGTTTGCCTTCTTTTGTTGccgtttgttttttgttgtccACCGTTGTTACCGTTGTTACCCCGGCCCTTTCTTTGGTTGTTTCTTCTGTTCGGCTGCCTCTTATCTGTATGGTGAATGGTTTCTGTCTGGCTCGAGTATGGTTTCCCGCTTATCACTTGTCGGTGAGTTCTTGAGATCTCGGCAGCTCGAAGGCTTTCAACCACCTTATCTAGGCTTGGCACCGGCCGTTCCCTTAAAAGGCGTTCACGTCCACTCTCATCGGTAGTACCTATGACTATCCGATCTCGGATGAGAGAGTCCTTCAAGTCACCGAACTCACAAGAGTTGGCTAGATGACGCAGGCGGACGACATATTCGTCGACGGACTCGGAGGGCTTCTGTGTTGCagagttgaaaacaaaccGTTCATACAGCACGTTGCGTTGGGGTACAAAGTATTTTCTAAGCTCTTCTATAATCCTCTTCGGGTCTTTCCTGTCGGCGTTGGTCAGGGTGGGTAATGAGTTCATTATCTTCTTGCTTTCAGGGCCCATTACCGTGCAAAGTGTTGCGGCTACTATTTCCTTGCCTGGAGGGGATGTCAATTTCGACCTTAGATCGGTAGCAATGGTATAATAGTCCCATGAGGATTCGAAGTCCCGCCAGTTCTCCACTACGTCTCCCTGTAACGACATTGGGGGTGGGGCTGGGATCTGATATGTAGCCATTACTGTAAATGAATTCGCACAATAACAAAGACAGATTGATAATTTTATGAAGTAAATAACgcttaaaaaatatctgaaaaaataTGCGCGAAAAAACGTCGCGAAAAAGAACGTACTAGAAAATTATAGCGTATCATACATAATACAACATTTTCTACAAAACTGAGTAGGTTTTGTTTGAATCCTGATACTTAAGATCCCAGTTACAACTAGCTTTGTTTTCCTGTTGATCTTGATTTCCAgtatttcctttatttttttcccctAAATTCTAAATCCCAGTTCTAAATGAGGTTTTGTAAAACACATTTGTTTTGTTCTCAGGTAAAAGACTTAGATTTGCTTTCTGCAATAAACTGTCTCTCCAATAACTTCAAGGTCTTCATGGACAAAGGCTCTCGTCTTGAGCCTGTTTCTCCTACATTGCAAGAGAAAATGAATGCTATGCAACACCCAAGCACTGCCCCGCCAGGTggggatacctgtggtgaaGCATTACCTCCCTACCCATACTGCATTGTGTTTCAATTCTTACTATAATTTTACGGATAGATTTGCAGTATAGTATTTGATAGCTTAGGAGcatttttatgcatttttcTGAGTGATAAACCTTGATATTGGGTGCACTTTAATTTACCTTaccatgttttatttttattaggaGATTTTTtatccaaaatcttgagagaAGCTGAGTGTTGTTCTAGTATTcttcaaataaagaaaatccAAGAATACAACTTTGATTCGGAAAGTTGTTTTCAAGGATTCCTGCACTATGCTTTTCAAACAACAAGCCAAGTTTTAAGTATTTTTGTTTCAAGTTTGTTATGTCTGAGATGGGTGGGATAGGTTGGAGAAGCTTCAACTGCTGTAGAATCAGTAGTGAtatacagggccgtagcagggggcaTGTGCTCCCCCAATAATTTGGAAAATTATACGAAAAggagtaggggcgtggctgtgcccccagtattttctaaatgtttctgtattgtgccccctaACATTTCGAGGACTGCTACGTCACTGATATAGTAAAAAATCTTTTAACCAacttttgttttcctttgcaGTTAAACCTCGGCCAATTACTCATCCATTTGTCTGCCCACTTAACAAGTTTTACATTtcaagtctggacatgaaaaCCCTACACCAACTGACACCTATTATACTAGACCTCATGTTCTACTCAAAGTAAGTGAACGCCCTACACCAACTAGCACCTTACACCAACTAACACCCTACTTCAAATAACACCCATCATACTAGACCTCATGTTCTACTCAAAGTAAGTGAACGCCCTACACCAACTAACACCCTATACCAACTAACACCCATCATACTAGACCTCATGCTCTACTCAAAGTAAGTGAACGCCCTACACCAACTAGCACCTTACATCAACTAACACCCTACTTCAAATAACACTCATTATACTAGACCTCATGTTATACTCAAAGTAAGTGAACGCCCTACACCAACTAACACCCTACACCAACTAACACCCATCATACTAGACCTCATGTTCTACTTAAAGTAAGTGAACACCCTACACCAACTAGCACCTTACACCAACTACAACACCCATCATACTAGACCTCATGTTCTACTCAAAGTAAGTGAACGCCCTACACCAACTAGCACCTTACACCAACTAACACCCATCATACTAGACCTCATGTTCTACTCAAAGTTAACGCCCTACACCAACTAGCACCTTACACCAACTAACACCCATCATACTACACCTCATGTTCTACTTAAAGTAAGTGAACGCCCTACACCAACTAGCACCTTACATCAACTAACACCCTACTTCAAATAACACTCATCATACTAGACCTCATGTTCTACTCAAAGTAAGTGAACGCCCTACACCAACTAGCACCTTACACCAACTAACACCCTACTTCAAATAACACCCATCATACTAGACCTCATGTTCTACTCAAAGTAAGTGAACGCCCTACACCAACTAACACCCTACACCAACTAACACCCATCATACTAGACCTCATGTTCTACTCAAAGTTAGTGAACGCCCTACACCAACTAGCACCTTACATCAACTAACACCCTACTTCAAATAACACTCATCATACTAGACCTCATGTTCTACTCAAAGTAAGTGAACGCCCTACACCAACTAACACCCTACACCAACTAACACCCATCATACTAGACCTCATGTTCTACTTAAAGTAAGTGAACGCCCTACACCAACTAGCACCTTACACCAACTACAACACCCATCATACTAGACCTCATGTTCTACTCAAAGTAAGTGAACGCCCTACACCAACTAGCACCTTACACCAACTAACACCCATCATACTAGACCTCATGTTCTACTCAAAGTAAGTGAACGCCCTACACCAACTAGCACCTTACACCAACTACAACACCCATCATACTAGACCTCATGTTCTACTCAAAGTAAGTGAACGCCCTACACCAACTAACACCCATCATACTAGACCTCATGTTCTACTCAAAGTAAGTGAACGCCCTACACCAACTAGCACCTTACACCAACTAACACCCATCATACTAGACCTCATGTTCTACTTAAAGTAAGTGAACGCCCTACACCAACTAGCACCTTACACCAACTACAACACCCATCATACTAGACCTCATGTTCTACTTAAAGTGAACGCCCTACACCAACTAGCACCTTACACCAGCTAACACCCTACTTCAAATAACACCCATCATACTAGACCTCATGTTCTACTCAAAGTAAATGAATGCCCTACACTAACAAACACCCTACACCAACTAACACCCCACACCAACTAACACCCATCATACTAGACCTCATGTTATACTCAAAGTTATTGACACCCTACACCAACTACCATTCAATGTACATACATGATACACATAGATGCCTATACAACACTTTCGGTATTATAGCAACACTGTTCTTGTTACTCAAAAATTAAAACTACATATTGCATATAATTTTATCAGTTCACGACCACAACGTGGAGAAGATTTTGAGCAGTTCTTTCACCTGTCAATTGTGGATGGTGATATTTCACTTTTGCTTGATGAACTTGCACTTTCAAGGTAATAATACATCATCGTTTTCATACCGTAAATGCTTAAATAAGCACACAGGGGGCATCATTTATTTGATGGGGTTTCACGGAGGGCTCTGATTCAAGGATGGGTCCTAATATGAAGCTGGGGGCCTATTTTAAATTAATACTTCTACTTCTTATGAGTAGATCATATTGTTTTCAAtcgtttgtattttgtaaaaTAGACTGAGCATCAATAAGACAAACAAATCGACCACGAATCCGCAATAAAGCCCATAGAAACTCTAAATAGCTTTTCGTTACACGTATTGTATACAACATTTTGTTTCGGCATCATCCAGTCTACAGTCAATGCAGTTATTCAGATACAGTTCTTCCGATCCAGTCAGAGATTTTGGGGCCCATATTTCTATTTCCCTGTCAATCAGTAATGGTATCCACAGCGATTTTGCTGCAAAGTATACAAAACGTACTGAAGGCAAACAAGGCAAATAGGTGCTTAAATTACCCTAAACTTCAAATTACATCAATGAGGCCGCTTTTGCATAAAAATGGACGAAACTTTAACAACAAACAGATACATTTTCAAACTTCATGGCAAAATTCATTTTAGtcatatctaaaaaaaattactgcAGGCTGTCAgtcccccagtgccccaccccctgctacggccctgagaATATAAtggcaataaccaggttcctagTCCTGTTTAATAGGGTAAAACCACGCATATCTCGCAATTCTTTTCACCCCTTAGAAGTTACATTCTAACTACATCATCCAGCTATGATGAATTGAGTTAGTAAGTCTCCTTGAAGGCAGACGTTCCAGATTTTACCGTAACATGGGGTAAGTTTATGTCACTTCTTGTTCCAGATTTCCTAAGGGCAGTCTGCTGACATGTAACAGTGAGGAATGCTGGCGCATGATACGTATTGGGGATCATCCGCTTGGTTTTGGTGAGTAATACAACAAGGAACATGAAAGCTTGGTTTGTAATGGTTCTAGGATAATGTTTACTCCTTAATGCCTCACCCATGACATAAAAATTTATATAAGCGCCGGGGCGCTTTTTCAAGCATTTCAACATCCCCATGCCTTCCTCCGACTCTTTGTGATTCACGCGTGAACCCGAGGTCAGGCCGCAAACCTCGTCATCTTGTCAACGTTTTGTCTCCTCACCTCCCAAAGAGTTGTTGGAAGGCTTGGGAAAGCTGACTTGTGGTAATGTCAGATTCAGTTTTGTCCAATGACGTGTAAGGTGTTGCATTGTGGGTAACAGGGGACCATGCTGTTTTGCTACAAGCATGCACCACGATAATACCaaccagaatgctttgcagtGATAATAGCATGCTGTGCACGTCCCTAACCAGAATGCCTTGCAAAACTAACTGGTCTTCAGTAATAACCCAGCATGCGTTATGATGATCCTAACCAAAAAGCACTGCGACACTACCAATCTGCAAATGATATTTCAAGTTAACCAGCATGCTAAGCAGATAACCTGTTGCCTCCAGATGAGTGCGGTGTAGCAGCAGAGATAGCGGAGCCCCTGGCGGATGCGCAAATGACAGCGTACTACCTCAGTACCTACGCCTTGGGCCATACTCTGGTATGTTGAGCGGTGGGTGAGTCAAGCGCGCACAGACCAGACAATATCCGTGAATTATCGAGGCTCTGTTATAAGCGAGACATCACAATAAAACGTCTTTGG from the Nematostella vectensis chromosome 4, jaNemVect1.1, whole genome shotgun sequence genome contains:
- the LOC5516139 gene encoding cytosolic arginine sensor for mTORC1 subunit 1 isoform X1 encodes the protein MNGFTDSSLELHILEHKLRVTNVKKHAISNYMHALVKISLLPHSSPKFFSFTETRDGYTVIAEDELYRELPVGECIDVADPLWRVLTVSAGALGSLNLTGISKIVKSVISPLADNKISVLIISTYQSDYVLVKDLDLLSAINCLSNNFKVFMDKGSRLEPVSPTLQEKMNAMQHPSTAPPVKPRPITHPFVCPLNKFYISSLDMKTLHQLTPIILDLMFYSNSRPQRGEDFEQFFHLSIVDGDISLLLDELALSRFPKGSLLTCNSEECWRMIRIGDHPLGFDECGVAAEIAEPLADAQMTAYYLSTYALGHTLIPESELQNALDILNPLKV
- the LOC5516139 gene encoding cytosolic arginine sensor for mTORC1 subunit 1 isoform X3, with protein sequence MNGFTDSSLELHILEHKLRVTNVKKHAISNYMHALVKISLLPHSSPKFFSFTETRDGYTVIAEDELYRELPVGECIDVADPLWRVLTVSAGALGSLNLTGISKIVKSVISPLADNKISVLIISTYQSDYVLVKDLDLLSAINCLSNNFKVFMDKGSRLEPVSPTLQEKMNAMQHPSTAPPVKPRPITHPFVCPLNKFYISSLDMKTLHQLTPIILDLMFYSNSRPQRGEDFEQFFHLSIVDGDISLLLDELALSRFPKGSLLTCNSEECWRMIRIGDHPLGFDECGVAAEIAEPLADAQMTAYYLSTYALGHTLVC